The proteins below come from a single Acidobacteriota bacterium genomic window:
- a CDS encoding YraN family protein produces the protein MSEILSILQKDKRAASQRTSELGIYGETLAVVHLIRAGYRIVLTNFKVPVGRNSKGVQVTGEIDIIALDIETLCFVEVKARRSDDFAPVISAVDTRKQRQITRTSKIYRRLFGVRDIQYRFDVVTVLVRNHAEPEIELTKGFWNPSKFRKRRWELPIWNDFQ, from the coding sequence ATGTCCGAAATATTATCGATACTTCAAAAGGATAAACGAGCGGCATCACAACGCACAAGCGAGCTTGGCATATACGGCGAAACTCTTGCCGTAGTACACCTGATCCGTGCCGGATATCGCATCGTCCTAACGAATTTCAAAGTGCCCGTCGGCCGCAATTCGAAGGGAGTTCAAGTCACGGGCGAGATCGATATCATCGCACTCGATATCGAAACGCTCTGCTTCGTCGAGGTAAAGGCGCGGCGATCTGACGATTTCGCTCCCGTGATCTCGGCGGTAGATACCCGCAAACAACGACAAATAACCAGAACGTCCAAGATCTACCGGAGACTATTCGGCGTTCGCGATATCCAGTATCGCTTCGATGTTGTAACGGTGCTGGTCCGCAACCACGCTGAGCCGGAGATCGAATTAACAAAGGGATTCTGGAACCCGAGCAAATTTAGAAAGCGAAGATGGGAATTGCCGATCTGGAATGACTTTCAATAA
- a CDS encoding sorbosone dehydrogenase family protein, which produces MKPNYIRKIGAVGLLCVGSFLAVTAQTPTAQPVRTPTPVPTPFVAPPLPAVVNFEKPTVLSYDPAKLASPFATESARRSSRVIPQPANATLNVPKGFKVNVFAEGDFRVPRWMALAPNGDVFLADSRANSVIVLRDTNKDGKADQRFVFSDKLAQPFGMAFHDGWFYVANTDSIVRFKYKTGQTAADGDPEKLVELTPGGYNQHWTRNILFSKDGKQMFVSIGSATNVDVEADPKRAAISVYDPDGKNHRIYASGLRNPIGLAWNPKTGELWTAVNERDGLGDDLVPDYATSVKEGGFYGWPYSYIGQNEDPRRKGENPDLVKKAIVPDVLFTSHVAALGIQFYSGKMFPKEYQGDAFVAFHGSWNRAKLSGYKIVRIRFKDGKLIGNQFEDFVTGWLPDENSNEVWGRPVGLLVAADGSLLITDDGARKIWRVSYGK; this is translated from the coding sequence ATGAAACCAAATTATATCAGAAAGATCGGAGCCGTTGGCCTGCTTTGCGTCGGCTCTTTCCTAGCTGTTACTGCACAAACGCCAACTGCACAGCCTGTGCGAACGCCGACTCCAGTGCCAACACCGTTCGTCGCTCCGCCGCTGCCGGCGGTCGTGAATTTTGAAAAGCCAACGGTACTTTCGTATGACCCGGCGAAGTTAGCGTCTCCATTTGCGACCGAGAGTGCGAGGCGCAGCTCGCGGGTGATCCCGCAGCCGGCGAATGCAACGCTCAACGTGCCCAAGGGCTTCAAAGTGAACGTTTTTGCTGAAGGGGATTTCAGGGTTCCGCGTTGGATGGCTCTGGCACCGAATGGAGATGTATTTCTAGCGGATTCGCGGGCGAATTCGGTGATCGTGCTCCGGGATACCAATAAAGACGGAAAAGCGGATCAGCGTTTTGTGTTCTCGGACAAACTGGCACAGCCGTTCGGAATGGCGTTTCACGATGGATGGTTTTATGTTGCGAACACGGATTCGATCGTTCGTTTCAAATACAAAACCGGGCAAACAGCTGCCGATGGTGACCCAGAAAAGCTCGTTGAGCTGACCCCGGGCGGCTATAACCAACACTGGACGAGGAATATCTTGTTCTCAAAGGACGGCAAGCAGATGTTCGTCTCGATCGGATCGGCGACTAACGTCGATGTGGAGGCCGACCCGAAACGTGCCGCGATATCGGTCTATGATCCTGACGGGAAAAACCATCGCATCTACGCGAGCGGCCTCAGAAATCCGATCGGCCTGGCGTGGAATCCAAAAACCGGCGAACTCTGGACCGCCGTCAACGAACGCGACGGTCTTGGTGACGATCTGGTGCCTGACTACGCGACCAGCGTCAAAGAGGGCGGCTTTTACGGCTGGCCCTACTCGTATATCGGCCAGAACGAAGACCCGCGACGTAAAGGCGAAAATCCTGATCTTGTGAAAAAAGCGATCGTTCCTGATGTCTTGTTTACCTCCCATGTCGCCGCGTTGGGAATACAGTTCTACTCAGGCAAGATGTTCCCGAAGGAATATCAGGGTGATGCATTCGTAGCGTTTCACGGCTCATGGAATAGAGCAAAGTTGAGCGGTTACAAGATCGTACGGATCCGATTTAAGGACGGCAAACTTATCGGCAATCAGTTCGAAGATTTCGTTACCGGCTGGCTGCCTGATGAAAATTCGAATGAGGTCTGGGGAAGACCGGTCGGGTTGCTCGTTGCCGCGGACGGCTCACTCCTGATCACCGATGACGGTGCCCGCAAGATCTGGCGAGTTAGTTACGGAAAATAG
- a CDS encoding dipeptidase: MKRQTKIYLIVLLFIAGSHTAIAQGGARVNYVVSDEAAAKIVSSVLRVSPVIDGHNDLFIHYFDCKECPRDLMAYRIDVAAKGHTDIPRWRKGGVGGQLLNIFGSEQTSESQLSAYDLLHRMEAAYPNDLRVVGTSREMRAASRNGKIAILPTLESAVRLKNNMALLRSYYDLGLRSVTFAYRTNDLADGSEDTPKHNGVSSFGKEMIKEMNRLGIMIDASHVSADAMNGILDSSQAPIIFSHSNARALCDVNRNVPDQVLRKLKTNRGIVMLTFVPYFVSHDMSKWMDDSEAYFELLSKKYSGDMSKATAEMDAWETTNPQPIVTISAMADQFDYVKNLIGVEYLGIAGDYDGIPFTIKGLEDVSTYPNLLIELAKRGWTEKDLRKITGENFLRVFEEVEAKAAALKKTMQPSMVKFVDKK, encoded by the coding sequence ATGAAACGTCAAACTAAGATTTACCTGATAGTTCTGCTCTTTATTGCCGGATCTCATACGGCGATCGCCCAAGGGGGGGCTCGGGTAAATTACGTCGTTTCTGATGAAGCGGCGGCAAAGATAGTGTCGTCTGTTCTGAGGGTGTCGCCCGTTATCGACGGACACAATGACCTGTTCATTCACTATTTTGATTGTAAGGAGTGTCCTAGAGATCTGATGGCTTATCGGATCGACGTCGCTGCCAAAGGGCACACGGATATTCCACGTTGGCGAAAAGGTGGCGTTGGCGGTCAGCTTCTCAATATTTTTGGTAGCGAGCAAACTTCCGAAAGCCAGCTCTCAGCCTACGACCTTTTACATCGAATGGAGGCTGCTTACCCGAATGACTTGCGGGTCGTCGGAACTTCACGTGAAATGCGGGCGGCTTCAAGAAACGGAAAGATCGCTATTCTCCCGACGCTTGAAAGCGCGGTCAGACTCAAAAACAATATGGCTTTGTTGCGAAGCTACTATGATCTTGGGCTTCGGAGCGTCACCTTTGCCTACCGCACTAACGATCTTGCTGACGGCAGCGAGGACACACCAAAACACAACGGGGTTTCCTCATTCGGCAAAGAAATGATCAAGGAAATGAACCGGCTCGGGATCATGATCGATGCCTCACACGTCTCAGCGGACGCGATGAACGGAATCCTTGATTCTTCACAAGCACCTATTATTTTCAGTCATTCAAACGCACGGGCTCTTTGCGATGTTAATCGAAATGTTCCTGATCAGGTTCTCCGTAAATTAAAAACGAATCGCGGAATCGTGATGCTTACCTTTGTCCCGTATTTTGTTAGCCACGACATGTCAAAATGGATGGACGATTCCGAAGCCTATTTTGAGCTACTAAGCAAAAAATACAGTGGCGATATGAGCAAAGCGACTGCCGAAATGGATGCTTGGGAAACGACGAATCCACAGCCGATTGTAACGATTTCCGCGATGGCCGATCAATTTGATTATGTTAAGAATCTAATTGGAGTCGAGTATCTTGGCATTGCCGGAGATTACGACGGCATTCCGTTTACGATCAAGGGATTAGAAGATGTTTCGACATATCCGAATCTCCTTATTGAACTAGCCAAAAGAGGTTGGACGGAAAAAGATCTGCGAAAAATTACGGGCGAGAATTTCCTACGTGTCTTCGAGGAAGTTGAAGCAAAAGCGGCCGCATTGAAAAAAACAATGCAGCCGTCGATGGTAAAGTTTGTTGATAAGAAATAG
- a CDS encoding dipeptidase produces the protein MKCFRHCFKLALCILIPAASFYAQKEAKKYVLSDQAAEKLVTRVLKTSPVIDGHNDLFIHFFACKECPQDFHTYRIDSTNTGHTDIPRWRKGGVGGQLLNIEKDRSLGLFLDAYDIVYRMQAAYPNDIKVVGTSSEMRAAMRSGRIAILPIMEGSIGLENNMSLLRSFYQLGLRSVTFAYKTNDLADGSDDKPKHNGVSAFGKEMIGEMNRLGIIVDISHVSAKAMSDVLETTKAPIIFSHSNARALCDHNRNVPDDVIKKLVANRGMIMLTFVPEFTTNAFAKWYNAGDEYYFALQRKHAFDKVKVKADMDIWEKENPRPVVTVSDIADHFDHVKRLVGVDHIGIGGDFDGILYTIKGLDDVSGYPKLLTELAKRGWTEKDLRKITSENFLRVFEEVEAKAAALQKTIQPSSVKVVEKK, from the coding sequence ATGAAATGCTTCCGACATTGTTTCAAATTGGCGTTATGCATTCTTATTCCTGCCGCAAGTTTCTATGCTCAAAAAGAGGCAAAGAAATATGTCCTATCCGACCAAGCCGCTGAAAAACTTGTCACTCGGGTTCTCAAGACTTCACCCGTGATCGACGGCCATAACGACCTTTTCATCCATTTTTTTGCTTGTAAAGAGTGTCCCCAGGATTTCCATACCTATCGGATCGATAGCACAAATACCGGACATACGGACATTCCGCGTTGGCGCAAAGGCGGCGTTGGCGGACAGTTACTAAATATCGAGAAAGATAGATCACTGGGTCTTTTTCTTGATGCATATGACATCGTATACCGGATGCAGGCGGCTTATCCGAACGACATAAAGGTAGTTGGGACATCATCAGAAATGCGGGCGGCGATGCGATCAGGGCGTATTGCGATACTTCCAATAATGGAGGGCTCGATAGGCCTTGAGAACAATATGTCGCTGCTCAGGAGCTTTTACCAGCTCGGCCTGCGAAGCGTGACCTTTGCCTACAAGACAAATGACCTCGCCGACGGAAGCGACGACAAACCAAAACACAACGGCGTCTCCGCATTTGGCAAGGAAATGATCGGCGAAATGAACCGTCTGGGCATCATCGTGGATATTTCCCACGTTTCGGCTAAAGCGATGAGCGATGTTCTTGAGACGACCAAGGCTCCCATCATTTTCAGCCATTCGAATGCCCGTGCACTATGCGACCACAACCGCAACGTCCCCGACGATGTCATTAAGAAACTAGTCGCAAATCGCGGGATGATCATGCTTACTTTCGTGCCGGAATTCACGACCAACGCATTTGCAAAATGGTACAACGCTGGCGATGAGTACTACTTTGCACTACAAAGGAAACATGCGTTTGACAAGGTAAAGGTCAAGGCCGACATGGATATATGGGAAAAAGAGAATCCACGGCCGGTTGTCACAGTTTCGGACATCGCCGATCATTTTGACCACGTAAAACGCCTCGTTGGCGTCGACCATATCGGCATCGGAGGCGATTTCGACGGCATCCTTTACACAATAAAAGGATTAGACGACGTATCCGGTTATCCAAAATTGTTGACCGAACTCGCCAAACGCGGCTGGACAGAAAAGGATCTGCGAAAGATCACGAGCGAAAATTTTTTACGTGTCTTTGAGGAAGTAGAAGCAAAAGCGGCCGCATTGCAGAAAACAATTCAGCCGTCGTCGGTTAAGGTTGTCGAGAAAAAATAG
- a CDS encoding methylmalonyl-CoA mutase family protein, translating into MTPEIKEALTSAEAEKQRWETETVGKILERSPERKASFEGISLEPVERLYSAADAEGLSEIGFPGEYPYKRGIHPTGYRGKLWTMRQFAGFSSPEETNRRFKYLMAQGQTGLSVAYDLPALMGLDCDSPLSEGEVGKCGVAVSSLADFEVLFDGIPLDHVTVSQTINAPAPIFLAMYLVVAEKQKADFTKISGTLQNDILKEYIAQKEWIYPIKPAMKLVIDTFEYTTKHVPKYNPISVSGYHIREAGATALQELAFTLRDGVEYVQYGVDRGMDVDEFVPRISFFFNAHNDFFEEIAKYRAARVVWARTMKERFGAKNPRTMQMRFHTQTAGVSLTVQQPLNNIARVAIQALAGVLGGTQSLHTDSYDEALALPTDAAALIALRTQQIIAEETGVANTVDPLGGSYYVESLTQKMIDGCFDYFEKINNFGGMVEAVEAGFPQREIQESAYQYQKAVERNEQVIVGVNKYAMDEGVSKYEILQIDEGVRDHQLLRMEHVKSIRDAGAVANSLEKVKQSAKTGENSMPAIIEAVAAYATVEEICVALRDVYGIYEEPAF; encoded by the coding sequence ATGACCCCTGAAATCAAAGAAGCACTAACATCGGCAGAGGCAGAAAAGCAGCGTTGGGAGACCGAAACGGTCGGCAAGATCCTCGAACGGTCACCCGAACGCAAAGCATCCTTCGAAGGCATTAGTCTCGAACCCGTTGAACGTCTCTATTCTGCCGCCGATGCGGAAGGCCTGAGCGAGATCGGATTTCCGGGCGAGTACCCATACAAGCGCGGCATTCACCCGACTGGCTATCGAGGCAAATTGTGGACGATGCGGCAATTTGCAGGGTTTTCGTCGCCTGAGGAGACCAATCGCCGATTCAAGTACTTGATGGCCCAGGGCCAAACGGGATTGTCTGTCGCATATGATCTTCCGGCATTGATGGGCCTTGATTGCGATTCCCCGCTAAGCGAAGGCGAGGTCGGGAAATGCGGGGTCGCGGTATCGTCGCTAGCGGATTTTGAAGTTTTGTTTGACGGCATACCGCTCGATCACGTGACGGTTTCGCAGACGATCAATGCGCCCGCACCGATCTTTCTCGCGATGTATTTGGTCGTCGCCGAGAAACAAAAAGCTGATTTTACTAAGATTTCAGGCACGCTGCAAAACGACATTCTCAAGGAGTACATCGCCCAAAAAGAATGGATCTACCCGATCAAACCGGCGATGAAGCTCGTCATCGATACATTCGAATACACGACCAAACACGTCCCTAAGTACAACCCGATCTCCGTCTCGGGATACCATATTCGCGAGGCCGGAGCGACAGCGTTGCAGGAACTCGCGTTCACGCTGCGTGACGGAGTCGAGTACGTTCAGTATGGCGTCGATCGTGGGATGGATGTGGATGAATTTGTACCGCGTATCTCATTTTTCTTTAATGCTCACAACGATTTCTTCGAAGAGATAGCTAAATACCGTGCGGCCCGCGTCGTGTGGGCACGGACTATGAAAGAACGCTTCGGAGCGAAGAATCCGCGGACTATGCAGATGCGTTTTCATACGCAGACGGCGGGAGTTTCGCTAACGGTTCAACAGCCGCTAAATAACATCGCCCGCGTGGCGATACAGGCCTTAGCTGGTGTTCTCGGCGGTACGCAGTCGCTTCATACCGATTCGTACGACGAAGCCCTTGCATTACCCACGGATGCCGCTGCTTTGATAGCTCTGCGAACACAGCAGATCATCGCCGAAGAAACCGGCGTTGCAAACACCGTCGACCCGCTCGGCGGCAGCTATTATGTCGAATCGCTCACTCAAAAAATGATAGATGGCTGTTTCGATTATTTCGAAAAGATCAACAATTTTGGAGGCATGGTCGAGGCAGTCGAGGCGGGATTCCCACAGCGTGAGATCCAGGAGTCTGCCTACCAATACCAAAAAGCCGTCGAGCGCAACGAACAGGTCATCGTCGGCGTCAACAAATACGCCATGGACGAAGGCGTCTCAAAATACGAGATCCTCCAGATCGACGAAGGCGTCCGCGACCACCAACTTCTCCGCATGGAACACGTCAAGTCCATTCGCGACGCCGGTGCTGTTGCCAATTCGCTCGAAAAGGTCAAACAGTCAGCCAAAACGGGTGAAAACTCAATGCCAGCGATCATCGAAGCTGTCGCAGCATACGCAACCGTCGAAGAGATCTGCGTAGCGTTGCGTGATGTTTACGGTATTTACGAGGAACCTGCATTTTAG
- a CDS encoding sigma-54-dependent Fis family transcriptional regulator, producing the protein MAKESVLIVEDEEMMRGILRQLLEAADFEVYTADSAETALDLFTSNEIVITLTDIKMSGRDGLALLDQIKSIDDEAVVIIMTAFSSVDTAVAALRKGAYDYITKPFVNEDLVQTVRNAAQHRQLFRENRVLRRELYKHQTFSEIVGKSDALHRVFELVNKVADTSANVLIQGESGTGKELIARAIHFNSGRRDKPFLAVNCGALPESLLESELFGHTRGSFTGAVADKKGLFRSVAGGTLFLDEVGEMPPSLQVKLLRALQEHQVVPVGSSTAVNFDARIVAATNRDLEDEVAGGRFRKDLFYRLNVIEIEVPPLRERRDDIPLLIKHFVGTAAHAQNAPQKVVTGEALAALTNYDWPGNIRELEHVIERSVILSRDEIDLASLPAKVQATSEKTGKIGDRPTLEEMEKRYVLDVLAESGQDKVTAASILGIDLSTLYRKLKRFELE; encoded by the coding sequence ATGGCAAAAGAAAGCGTCCTGATCGTCGAAGACGAAGAGATGATGCGAGGCATCCTGCGTCAGCTTTTAGAAGCGGCCGATTTCGAGGTCTATACCGCCGATAGTGCGGAAACAGCGCTCGACCTCTTCACGTCGAACGAGATCGTAATCACCCTGACAGATATCAAAATGTCAGGCAGGGACGGCCTTGCCCTGCTGGATCAGATCAAATCCATCGATGACGAAGCTGTCGTGATCATTATGACCGCATTCTCGTCGGTCGACACAGCCGTTGCCGCGCTCCGCAAAGGGGCTTATGACTACATCACAAAGCCGTTCGTAAACGAAGATCTCGTTCAGACCGTAAGGAACGCAGCACAACACAGGCAGCTGTTTCGTGAGAACCGTGTTCTACGCCGCGAATTGTACAAGCATCAAACCTTCTCAGAGATCGTCGGCAAGAGTGATGCTCTGCATCGGGTTTTTGAGCTCGTAAACAAGGTTGCCGATACATCAGCGAACGTACTGATACAAGGGGAAAGCGGCACTGGAAAGGAATTGATCGCCCGTGCGATCCACTTCAACAGCGGACGCCGGGATAAGCCTTTCCTCGCGGTCAATTGCGGGGCTTTGCCCGAATCGCTGCTCGAAAGCGAACTTTTCGGCCACACACGCGGTTCTTTCACCGGAGCAGTTGCGGACAAAAAAGGGCTATTTCGGTCAGTAGCGGGCGGCACTCTCTTTCTCGACGAAGTGGGCGAAATGCCGCCATCGCTGCAGGTAAAACTCTTACGAGCATTGCAGGAACATCAGGTAGTGCCGGTCGGATCGTCAACAGCAGTGAACTTTGACGCGCGGATCGTCGCCGCGACAAACCGGGATCTTGAAGACGAGGTCGCCGGAGGCCGTTTTCGCAAAGATCTTTTCTACCGACTAAACGTTATCGAGATCGAGGTGCCGCCGTTGAGGGAGAGACGCGATGACATTCCACTGCTGATCAAGCACTTTGTCGGAACTGCCGCTCATGCCCAAAACGCTCCGCAGAAGGTTGTCACCGGCGAAGCTCTCGCCGCTCTGACAAACTACGACTGGCCAGGCAATATTCGAGAGTTGGAACATGTAATTGAGAGATCAGTGATCCTCAGTCGAGATGAGATCGACCTGGCGAGCCTGCCGGCAAAGGTGCAGGCGACTAGTGAAAAGACAGGAAAGATCGGAGATCGGCCGACCCTCGAGGAAATGGAGAAACGTTACGTCCTCGATGTACTTGCAGAATCCGGCCAGGATAAGGTGACGGCCGCAAGCATCCTCGGCATCGATCTTTCGACACTCTACCGAAAGCTAAAACGATTTGAGCTGGAATAG
- a CDS encoding LPS-assembly protein LptD — protein MSLLIAASAVLGNAQQTNPVERQVSNPITDTPNISPISAEKKVTAPKSTKKQKVEPEGGDGELVVYSDRNSVEGEKGARVVRHTGNVDARYGIYRIQANEITIYEAENKLAAKGSVIFDQGDDQRITGATAVWNYKTKLGTFEDATGFTNQTNDGTVIYFTAEKVERVSLNEIVVIKGTFTACEEAVPKWSFTSDRATIKTNDKLRLKNAKFRIKSVPLLVVPFASIPIKAKDRSSGFLTPTVSYSKRKGVRLSTAYYQTLGSSADVTFRGDVYTSRGLGYGLDVRTRANSRSYLNFGFYAVKDRIFGNEADAAHPDQGGSIIFADGVHYFSNGFTAAADVRLTSSLDFRQEFSDGVQQIISPIEVSQVFLNKSWDSYTLNLLSRTQVISIPNVREKTRNLPSINFEKRPTMLSFLKGVYFSFRTSLEGVSRREEVDDLALYRQTTGSDPVVTPALSQRLDVYPQITVPFRTKYFNFTANAAARVTYYSNSFNDMRQVVGDNVVRKYGDFSFDVRPVALARNFYGKDNSFRFRHVIEPYMTYRLVKGVDNFNRIIRFDYVDTAANTNEIEFGVINRFYTRRYTEAVTSEAQRLLSEASGSGGNSTKDGKATGIQPYEILTLTVRGKYFFDKTFGGALVPGRRNQIEPITALSFYTFGGVPRRFSPLSIDLTYRPQKTIFASTRMDVGLNSDGIRAVSATLGYDSSFIKLFQTFYFTRAVTLIPSLAQYANAEGKEPGTLRGSQWSPSVFVGNRDKGLYGGYSFFFDFQNRRASQQNPLISSLVTVGYTYDCCSLALQYYSFNVGVRKENKLVFSFRLNGIGSFGSEQFGQGLR, from the coding sequence TTGTCCTTATTGATCGCGGCTTCCGCGGTTCTCGGGAACGCGCAGCAAACAAACCCCGTTGAGCGGCAGGTTTCAAATCCGATAACCGACACTCCTAACATCAGCCCGATCTCGGCGGAAAAAAAGGTCACGGCACCCAAGTCAACGAAGAAGCAAAAGGTCGAGCCTGAGGGCGGGGACGGCGAACTCGTCGTCTATTCCGATCGCAACAGCGTTGAGGGCGAAAAAGGTGCCCGAGTGGTCCGGCACACTGGCAATGTTGATGCCCGTTACGGTATCTACCGGATCCAGGCGAACGAGATAACGATCTATGAGGCCGAGAATAAACTGGCGGCAAAGGGAAGCGTTATTTTCGATCAGGGCGACGACCAAAGGATCACGGGAGCCACCGCCGTTTGGAATTATAAGACCAAGCTTGGCACTTTCGAGGACGCGACGGGCTTTACGAATCAGACCAATGACGGGACCGTCATTTACTTTACTGCCGAAAAGGTCGAGCGTGTCAGCCTAAACGAGATCGTCGTTATCAAGGGCACGTTCACAGCCTGCGAGGAAGCCGTCCCTAAATGGAGTTTCACATCGGATCGGGCAACGATCAAAACGAATGATAAGCTTCGGTTAAAGAACGCTAAATTTCGAATAAAGAGCGTACCGCTTCTCGTAGTACCTTTCGCTTCGATCCCGATCAAAGCGAAGGACCGGAGCTCCGGGTTTTTGACGCCGACCGTGAGTTATTCAAAGCGAAAGGGCGTCCGGCTTTCCACGGCCTATTATCAAACGCTTGGCTCGTCGGCCGATGTGACCTTTCGCGGTGATGTTTATACATCTCGCGGTCTTGGCTACGGTTTGGACGTTCGAACGCGGGCAAATTCACGTTCGTATCTGAACTTCGGATTTTACGCGGTCAAGGATAGGATTTTCGGAAATGAGGCCGACGCAGCCCACCCGGACCAGGGCGGATCGATCATTTTCGCGGATGGTGTTCATTATTTTTCCAATGGGTTCACGGCGGCTGCGGACGTTAGGCTGACCTCGAGCCTTGATTTCAGGCAGGAATTCTCGGATGGTGTTCAGCAGATCATTTCGCCTATCGAGGTCTCTCAGGTATTTCTCAACAAGAGCTGGGATAGCTATACACTTAATCTGCTGTCGCGTACTCAGGTCATTTCGATCCCTAATGTCCGGGAAAAGACCCGCAATCTCCCGAGCATCAATTTTGAAAAGCGGCCGACGATGCTGTCATTTTTGAAGGGCGTTTATTTCTCATTCAGGACCAGTCTCGAGGGCGTATCGCGCCGAGAAGAGGTGGATGATCTCGCTCTTTATCGTCAGACCACGGGCAGCGACCCGGTCGTCACGCCCGCGTTGTCGCAGCGTCTGGATGTTTACCCGCAGATAACAGTGCCGTTTCGGACCAAGTACTTTAACTTTACTGCGAATGCGGCCGCGCGGGTGACGTATTACTCGAATTCATTCAACGATATGCGTCAGGTTGTCGGCGATAACGTTGTGCGGAAATATGGGGATTTTTCGTTTGATGTTCGCCCTGTGGCTCTGGCACGGAACTTTTACGGTAAGGATAATTCGTTCCGTTTCCGCCACGTTATCGAGCCATACATGACCTACCGTCTGGTTAAGGGAGTCGATAATTTTAATCGGATCATTCGTTTTGACTACGTTGATACCGCGGCGAATACCAACGAAATTGAATTTGGCGTAATAAACCGTTTTTATACTAGAAGATACACTGAGGCGGTGACGAGCGAAGCCCAACGTCTCTTGTCGGAGGCGTCAGGATCAGGTGGAAATTCAACTAAAGACGGGAAAGCTACCGGTATTCAGCCCTACGAGATATTGACGCTGACTGTTAGAGGAAAATACTTCTTCGATAAGACGTTTGGCGGAGCTCTCGTGCCGGGCCGGCGGAATCAGATCGAACCGATCACGGCTCTCAGCTTTTATACTTTTGGCGGGGTTCCCCGCAGGTTTTCCCCCCTTAGTATCGATCTGACGTATCGGCCGCAGAAAACGATCTTTGCAAGCACAAGGATGGATGTTGGCCTCAACAGCGATGGTATCCGCGCGGTGTCGGCGACCCTTGGTTATGATTCATCTTTTATAAAGCTTTTCCAGACCTTTTATTTCACCCGCGCGGTGACACTTATTCCGTCGCTTGCCCAATACGCGAACGCCGAGGGCAAGGAACCAGGAACACTTCGTGGTTCGCAGTGGAGTCCTTCTGTTTTCGTCGGCAATCGTGATAAGGGATTGTACGGCGGCTACTCTTTCTTTTTTGACTTCCAAAACCGCAGGGCCAGCCAGCAAAATCCACTCATCAGTTCGCTGGTTACAGTTGGCTACACCTACGACTGCTGCTCCCTGGCACTGCAATACTACAGCTTCAACGTCGGCGTAAGAAAAGAAAACAAACTTGTTTTCAGCTTTCGCCTGAATGGTATCGGGTCTTTTGGATCCGAGCAGTTCGGGCAGGGCCTTCGCTAG